A portion of the Candidatus Methanoperedens sp. genome contains these proteins:
- a CDS encoding SagB/ThcOx family dehydrogenase — protein MSTIGKEFMEKTKFQYLDRSDQSSNLPQPPLEREYDASRPVIDLPKHENIKIRSLDLRQAIEGRRSIRKYSQEPLTIEELSYLLWVTQGVVHVTPGATFRNVPSAGARHALETYLLINNVSDVPEGIYRFLAIEHKLVEINTDPDIADKVTEGCLGQDFVRKSAVTFIWIADAYRMKWRYGERGYRYLHLDAGHACQNLYLSAGSVDCGVCAIAAFSDDYMNDLLELDGVEQFVIYIATVGRK, from the coding sequence ATGAGTACCATCGGAAAAGAATTTATGGAAAAAACGAAGTTCCAGTATCTTGACAGGTCTGACCAATCCAGTAACTTGCCCCAGCCCCCATTAGAGCGGGAATATGATGCATCAAGACCAGTTATTGATCTTCCCAAGCATGAAAATATCAAAATAAGAAGCCTTGACCTGAGACAGGCAATTGAAGGTCGAAGAAGTATACGCAAGTATTCACAGGAACCATTGACAATTGAAGAACTTTCATATTTACTGTGGGTTACACAGGGAGTGGTTCACGTTACACCTGGTGCAACTTTCAGAAATGTGCCTTCTGCAGGTGCAAGACATGCACTTGAAACATATCTGCTTATCAATAATGTCAGCGATGTTCCAGAAGGCATTTACAGATTTCTTGCTATTGAGCACAAACTGGTGGAAATAAATACGGATCCTGACATAGCTGACAAGGTGACAGAAGGCTGTTTAGGACAGGATTTTGTCAGAAAAAGTGCTGTGACTTTCATCTGGATAGCAGATGCATATAGAATGAAATGGCGGTATGGGGAAAGAGGATACAGGTATCTTCACCTTGACGCGGGACATGCCTGCCAGAACCTGTATCTAAGTGCAGGCTCTGTTGATTGCGGTGTATGCGCCATTGCAGCCTTTTCAGATGATTATATGAACGATCTGCTTGAGCTTGATGGAGTGGAACAATTTGTAATATATATTGCAACTGTGGGGAGAAAATAA
- a CDS encoding transcriptional regulator protein has protein sequence MRTHEINPPDDQEIAEILISLGMSRPVARTLTYLQKVDAATSVELERATGLRQPEVSIAMKALNPHDWIGEREEKKPGKGRPNKVYSLKVGFKDIISHLEKQQKKAINDAMISIERLKELGKE, from the coding sequence ATGAGAACCCATGAAATTAACCCACCTGATGACCAGGAAATAGCGGAAATACTCATTTCCTTAGGCATGAGCAGACCTGTTGCCAGAACCCTGACATATCTTCAAAAAGTGGATGCTGCTACATCTGTTGAGCTTGAGAGAGCTACGGGATTGCGCCAGCCTGAAGTCAGTATAGCCATGAAGGCGTTGAACCCACATGATTGGATAGGCGAGCGTGAAGAAAAGAAGCCGGGCAAAGGAAGACCGAATAAGGTATACTCTCTTAAAGTCGGGTTTAAGGACATAATCTCCCATCTTGAAAAACAGCAGAAAAAAGCTATTAATGATGCAATGATATCGATCGAGCGGCTGAAAGAGCTGGGGAAAGAATGA
- a CDS encoding M48 family metallopeptidase has translation MEVKIIRSPDRKKTIQAKMAGETLLLYLPLGMHREEERKLIEKMKQKMEKKNLKTRINKDDQLKKRFDEFNSKYFQGRLRVNSIEFVTNQKKNNGSCSPNRGTIRISHRLLDMPGWVLDYVIMHEMTHLVYPDHSRAFWEKVGEYKYTERARGFLIAKGMEGEENGSNGCD, from the coding sequence ATGGAAGTTAAGATCATCAGAAGCCCGGACAGAAAAAAGACCATTCAGGCAAAGATGGCCGGAGAGACTCTTTTATTATATCTCCCTCTTGGAATGCACCGTGAAGAGGAGAGAAAGCTCATAGAGAAAATGAAACAAAAAATGGAGAAAAAGAATCTTAAGACCAGGATCAATAAAGATGATCAACTTAAGAAAAGATTTGATGAGTTCAACAGTAAATATTTCCAGGGTAGGCTCAGGGTCAACTCCATCGAATTTGTTACAAACCAGAAAAAGAACAACGGAAGCTGCTCACCCAACAGAGGCACCATTAGAATATCTCACAGGCTCCTTGACATGCCAGGATGGGTCCTTGACTATGTGATCATGCATGAGATGACTCACCTTGTGTATCCGGATCATTCAAGAGCCTTCTGGGAAAAGGTTGGAGAATATAAATATACAGAAAGGGCAAGAGGTTTCCTGATAGCTAAAGGCATGGAGGGGGAAGAGAATGGAAGCAATGGATGTGATTGA
- a CDS encoding DEAD/DEAH box helicase, translating to MKSIKDEKFENPSEIQEKSIPLILAGKDVIAGSATGSGKTLAFASGIIKSSERGNGIQALVLTPTRELAEQVSKALAKFSKYKPLAIIAVYGGVGINPQIQGLRTADVVVGTPGRILDHIARNSIRLGKVKTLVLDEADRMFDMGFKDDVEKIIRKCPQDRQTLLFSATITKDVVRLAQRHMKKPLQVSVDSYVDPKKLIQTYYDVGEDLKFSLLVHLLKHENSRLVMVFCNTKRNTDKVAKNLRFAEIDAMAIHGGLPQGKRNNVMDRFHSGKSCILVCTDVAARGLDIQGVSHVYNYDIPRESKQYIHRIGRTARAGAEGKAINILSSKDYDNFSQVLKENDVEIKEEILPVLEKAVIRNPERRMNKPIVRRGQQQHNRRRRLY from the coding sequence TTGAAATCAATAAAAGATGAGAAGTTTGAGAATCCCAGTGAAATACAGGAAAAATCGATCCCTCTGATACTTGCAGGGAAAGACGTTATAGCCGGGTCTGCAACAGGCTCCGGAAAGACGCTTGCATTTGCTTCCGGTATAATAAAAAGTTCCGAGAGGGGAAATGGTATCCAGGCTCTGGTCCTGACTCCCACAAGAGAACTGGCCGAGCAGGTTTCAAAGGCTCTGGCGAAATTCTCAAAGTACAAACCTTTAGCGATCATTGCGGTCTATGGAGGTGTGGGGATCAATCCGCAAATCCAGGGATTGCGGACCGCAGATGTTGTGGTGGGAACACCCGGCAGGATACTTGATCACATCGCAAGAAATTCTATTCGATTGGGCAAAGTGAAAACCCTTGTTCTTGATGAAGCAGACCGGATGTTCGATATGGGCTTCAAGGATGACGTGGAGAAAATAATCAGAAAATGCCCCCAGGACAGGCAGACCCTTCTTTTCTCGGCAACCATCACAAAAGACGTTGTCAGGCTCGCCCAGAGGCACATGAAAAAACCGCTCCAGGTTTCCGTTGATTCCTATGTCGACCCCAAAAAACTGATTCAGACTTATTATGATGTCGGCGAGGATCTAAAGTTTTCATTGCTTGTGCATCTGCTGAAGCATGAAAACTCACGCCTTGTTATGGTATTCTGCAACACGAAACGAAATACCGATAAAGTTGCAAAAAACTTGAGATTTGCAGAAATAGATGCAATGGCCATTCATGGCGGATTGCCACAGGGAAAAAGGAACAATGTGATGGATCGATTCCATTCCGGAAAATCCTGTATCCTTGTATGCACTGATGTGGCTGCAAGGGGACTTGATATCCAGGGTGTATCCCATGTTTACAATTACGATATTCCACGTGAAAGCAAGCAGTACATCCACAGGATCGGAAGGACTGCAAGAGCAGGAGCAGAAGGAAAGGCCATAAATATTCTTTCAAGCAAGGATTATGATAACTTTTCACAGGTATTGAAGGAAAATGATGTGGAGATCAAGGAAGAGATATTGCCTGTCCTTGAGAAGGCTGTGATAAGGAACCCTGAGAGAAGGATGAATAAGCCCATTGTGAGAAGAGGGCAGCAGCAGCATAACAGGCGCAGACGGTTGTATTAG